Proteins co-encoded in one Bacteroidota bacterium genomic window:
- a CDS encoding glycosyltransferase family 9 protein codes for MNKVLIIQTASIGDVILATPLIEKLHSFYPDAQIDFMLKKGIESIFIGHPYISSLIVWDKSTKKYSHLLDIINHNRDQKYDLIINLQRFFTSGFTTVLSRAKKTSGFNKNPLSLFFSNRVRHKIGVEGIQLHETDRNLSLIEKWTDDTKYPIKLYPNPADFAKTSQYKTHQYICVAPASLWYTKEYPVSKWVEFLKEVDHDAYIYFLGAKQDKSKCEQIIKASGHKNSLILTGKLSFLESAALMKDALMNFVNDSAPLHLASAVNAPTTAIFCSTVPSFGFTPLSENSVIVEVKEKLDCRPCGIHGLKSCPKKHFKCALNIDHKELLSRL; via the coding sequence ATCAATAAAGTTCTGATTATTCAGACGGCATCTATTGGAGATGTAATTTTAGCAACTCCATTAATCGAAAAGCTTCATTCATTTTATCCTGATGCACAAATTGATTTTATGCTGAAAAAAGGAATAGAATCAATTTTTATTGGACATCCTTATATTTCAAGTTTAATTGTTTGGGATAAATCAACTAAAAAATATTCCCATTTACTGGATATCATTAATCATAATCGGGATCAGAAGTATGATCTGATTATCAACTTACAGCGATTTTTTACGAGTGGATTTACCACTGTGTTATCAAGGGCCAAAAAAACAAGCGGGTTTAATAAAAACCCGCTTTCATTATTTTTTTCAAATCGAGTTCGACATAAGATTGGAGTTGAAGGAATTCAGCTTCATGAAACGGATCGAAATTTATCTTTAATTGAAAAATGGACGGATGATACAAAATATCCAATAAAACTATATCCAAATCCGGCTGATTTTGCAAAAACTTCACAATACAAAACCCATCAATATATTTGCGTAGCTCCGGCTTCTTTATGGTACACTAAGGAATATCCCGTAAGTAAATGGGTTGAGTTTTTAAAAGAAGTAGATCATGATGCTTACATTTATTTTTTGGGTGCTAAGCAGGACAAAAGTAAATGTGAACAAATCATCAAAGCATCAGGACATAAAAATTCATTAATTTTAACGGGGAAATTGAGCTTTCTAGAATCCGCTGCATTGATGAAAGATGCATTGATGAATTTTGTAAATGATTCGGCACCACTACACCTGGCTTCTGCAGTTAATGCACCAACAACAGCCATATTTTGCTCAACGGTCCCCTCATTTGGATTTACACCTCTTTCCGAAAACTCAGTGATTGTTGAAGTAAAAGAGAAATTGGATTGTCGTCCGTGTGGAATTCATGGATTAAAAAGTTGTCCGAAAAAACATTTTAAATGTGCGTTAAATATTGATCATAAAGAATTACTAAGTCGTTTATAA